The following coding sequences lie in one Dehalococcoidia bacterium genomic window:
- a CDS encoding GGDEF domain-containing protein: MLRRFRFSRGPQPTAPPALSAAGTAPPESEEEPALDTVAAILRTLGTSNLPLAAPELADFPALCEAWAAHLLLRQPSPNAPDKPFSRRDWGGVRMFVLKSREQELDAVSRSLGDLRDALWKMIETFSQAFREDEGQDHAFHEQIDRLKSALDKNSTEELKREVLGAIASLRRIAEERQQQSRRRIERLSTTVALLTNDLRTAKREAQLDGLTRIHNRAAFDDYIATTIQLQRSFPRPTTLLLIDIDHFKQINDTFGHQAGDAVLQTFVGRLALAFPRRSDFLARYGGDEFAVILPDTSLEDAIPLAIRHIEDLRRHEIDCGENKVRVTVSVGLAELKPNEDGASWIGRADKALYAAKREGRDRFVVAGP, from the coding sequence ATGCTTCGGCGATTTCGGTTCTCGCGCGGACCGCAGCCGACGGCACCCCCCGCGCTCTCCGCCGCAGGAACGGCTCCGCCAGAGAGTGAAGAAGAACCCGCTCTCGACACCGTCGCCGCTATCCTGCGCACCCTCGGCACCAGCAACCTCCCCCTCGCAGCGCCCGAGCTGGCTGACTTTCCCGCCCTCTGCGAAGCGTGGGCGGCCCATCTTCTGCTCCGTCAGCCTTCGCCTAATGCGCCCGACAAGCCGTTCAGCAGGCGCGACTGGGGCGGTGTCCGGATGTTCGTGCTGAAAAGCCGCGAGCAGGAACTGGACGCGGTCTCACGCTCGCTCGGCGACTTGCGCGATGCGCTCTGGAAGATGATCGAGACGTTCAGCCAGGCCTTTCGCGAGGATGAAGGGCAGGATCACGCATTTCATGAGCAAATCGACCGGCTGAAATCCGCTCTGGACAAGAACTCCACCGAGGAGCTGAAGCGGGAGGTCCTCGGCGCGATCGCCTCCCTGCGGCGGATCGCAGAGGAGCGGCAGCAGCAGAGCCGCCGCCGCATTGAACGGCTCAGCACCACCGTCGCCCTCCTCACAAATGACCTGCGCACCGCAAAGCGAGAAGCGCAGCTGGACGGCTTAACCCGGATCCACAATCGCGCTGCCTTCGATGACTACATCGCGACGACGATCCAGCTGCAGCGCTCATTTCCGCGCCCAACCACGCTCCTCCTCATCGACATCGACCACTTCAAGCAGATCAACGACACGTTCGGCCATCAAGCGGGTGATGCCGTGCTCCAGACCTTTGTCGGCCGGCTCGCGCTCGCCTTCCCCCGCCGCAGCGACTTCCTTGCGCGCTATGGCGGAGACGAGTTCGCGGTCATTCTGCCTGACACCTCGCTCGAGGACGCGATCCCGCTCGCCATCCGCCACATCGAAGACCTTCGGCGGCACGAGATCGACTGCGGCGAGAACAAGGTGCGGGTCACCGTCTCCGTCGGGCTCGCCGAACTGAAACCGAACGAAGACGGAGCGAGCTGGATCGGGCGTGCCGATAAAGCACTCTACGCCGCTAAACGCGAGGGACGTGACCGCTTCGTCGTCGCCGGCCCCTAG
- a CDS encoding N-acetylmuramoyl-L-alanine amidase has protein sequence MRTLSRREVLRAAGAGAATLGVAGLAPPAWAETDDTPCHLRPNHCGEWEALAHYIDTVVLPIPDGNPPPFVPGRPETYASLREPFPPVPLWNPPGPKRVGIQAGHWRYYNSPEELRQNRYNPGTSGGGKAEWEVNLDISERVVNRLTELGYIADLLDSTVPIRYRAHVFLSIHADGDVTQQLRGYKVGSSRFSATPEADKVLCDALWEEYGAATGLLKQPNQVSSRMTAYYAFNARRYQHAIAPGVPHAILEMAFLTNPLDREFLFRQPDRVATGIVNGLLRFLEWLPPSPAVPPSIDTDRA, from the coding sequence ATGCGCACGCTGTCGCGGCGGGAGGTATTGCGGGCGGCAGGCGCCGGGGCTGCAACCCTCGGCGTGGCAGGCCTCGCGCCTCCTGCGTGGGCGGAGACAGATGACACCCCGTGCCACCTGCGCCCCAATCACTGCGGGGAGTGGGAGGCGCTTGCGCACTACATCGACACGGTAGTGCTTCCGATCCCCGACGGCAATCCGCCGCCGTTTGTGCCCGGCCGTCCTGAGACTTATGCATCCCTCCGCGAGCCGTTCCCGCCAGTCCCGCTCTGGAACCCGCCCGGCCCCAAGCGGGTGGGGATCCAAGCCGGCCATTGGCGCTATTACAACTCTCCCGAGGAGCTGCGGCAGAACCGCTACAACCCCGGCACCTCCGGCGGAGGGAAAGCGGAGTGGGAAGTCAACCTCGATATCAGTGAGCGGGTTGTCAACCGCTTGACCGAGCTCGGCTACATCGCCGATTTGCTGGACTCGACGGTGCCGATCCGCTATCGCGCCCATGTCTTTCTCTCCATCCACGCGGATGGCGATGTCACGCAGCAGCTCCGCGGCTACAAGGTGGGCAGTTCCCGCTTCTCTGCGACGCCTGAAGCGGACAAGGTGCTGTGCGATGCGTTGTGGGAGGAGTATGGAGCGGCGACAGGGCTGCTGAAGCAGCCTAACCAGGTGTCGAGCCGGATGACCGCCTACTACGCCTTCAATGCGCGTCGCTACCAGCATGCGATCGCGCCCGGCGTGCCGCACGCCATTCTCGAAATGGCGTTCTTGACGAACCCGCTCGACCGGGAATTTCTCTTCCGTCAGCCCGACCGCGTCGCGACAGGCATTGTGAACGGCCTGCTGCGCTTTCTGGAGTGGCTTCCTCCCTCGCCGGCCGTTCCGCCCAGCATCGACACCGACCGAGCCTGA
- a CDS encoding FAD-binding oxidoreductase: MARSAEVVVVGGGVVGASVAWHLAERGLRGVVVVDQGAFGGGTTAKGAGGVRSQFGDPAEVAFSRYSLDFYRRFAEQVGGDCGFTSCGFLVLLRDEAAVARYREMAAQGRAAGVDWRILRPEEVAALVPEINLDGVRAGSFTPHDGVASPPLAAQQMLQSAVARGVEARPNTAVTGFRFAGERLEAVETSRGPIAARWAVIAAGPWTAQVGQLAGLTLPVAPMRRHLFTTAPTPLLRNAPMTIDHASGWYFRVEADHLLVSAGEMTPAPEFDVAVRPEVAERARAGLKQLLPRLGEIPFTAARAGLREMTPDEKALIGRAPDREGLLVAAGFSGHGFMHAPAAGRAIADVILQGATSFDLTPFDPGRFVENN; this comes from the coding sequence GTGGCGCGCTCGGCGGAGGTGGTTGTCGTCGGCGGCGGGGTGGTGGGGGCAAGCGTTGCTTGGCACCTTGCTGAGCGCGGCCTGCGCGGCGTGGTAGTGGTCGACCAAGGAGCGTTTGGCGGCGGGACAACGGCGAAAGGGGCGGGCGGCGTCCGCTCGCAGTTCGGCGATCCGGCTGAGGTCGCCTTTTCGCGCTACAGCCTCGACTTCTACCGTCGCTTTGCGGAGCAGGTCGGCGGCGACTGCGGCTTCACGTCCTGCGGGTTTCTGGTGCTCCTGCGCGACGAAGCCGCAGTGGCGCGCTATCGCGAGATGGCAGCGCAGGGTCGCGCCGCCGGGGTCGACTGGCGCATCCTCCGTCCTGAGGAGGTCGCCGCCCTTGTGCCCGAGATCAACCTCGACGGCGTTCGAGCGGGAAGCTTCACGCCGCACGACGGCGTTGCCAGCCCGCCGCTGGCAGCGCAGCAGATGCTCCAGAGCGCGGTCGCCCGTGGGGTCGAGGCGCGGCCGAACACGGCGGTGACGGGCTTTCGGTTCGCTGGCGAGCGGCTCGAGGCGGTGGAGACGAGCCGCGGGCCGATCGCGGCGCGGTGGGCCGTTATCGCCGCGGGGCCTTGGACGGCGCAGGTAGGGCAGCTGGCAGGGCTGACGCTGCCGGTCGCGCCGATGCGGCGCCATCTCTTCACCACCGCCCCGACGCCCCTCCTCCGCAACGCGCCGATGACAATCGATCACGCGTCGGGCTGGTACTTCCGCGTGGAAGCGGATCATCTTCTGGTCTCTGCCGGCGAGATGACGCCGGCGCCCGAGTTTGATGTTGCCGTTCGTCCGGAAGTGGCCGAGCGCGCTCGGGCCGGGCTGAAACAGCTGCTCCCCCGCCTCGGCGAGATCCCGTTCACGGCGGCGCGAGCGGGGCTCCGGGAGATGACGCCGGACGAGAAGGCGCTCATCGGCCGAGCCCCAGACCGCGAGGGGCTGCTCGTCGCAGCCGGCTTCAGCGGTCACGGCTTTATGCACGCCCCTGCGGCCGGCCGGGCGATCGCGGACGTGATCCTGCAGGGCGCGACCTCGTTTGACCTCACCCCTTTCGACCCGGGGCGCTTCGTCGAGAACAATTGA
- the thrS gene encoding threonine--tRNA ligase, which produces MSVVGDVAEQRDEVADRLYRIRHSAAHVMAQAVLELFPEAQLAIGPPIEDGFYYDFLLPRPLTPDDLSEIESRMRRIIAERHPFIRTWMDRDEAVAYYRARNQPFKVEILTDLPEEGLQDGRVSFYTQDTFTDLCKGPHVEHTGQIGAFKLMSVAGAYWRGDEKRPMLQRIYGTAWETEEQLAAYLHRLEEAARRDHRKLGRELELFTVSETVGPGLILWLPKGARVRSVMETYLRSLLDDYGYLPVYTPHLGRSTLWQTSGHLSFYRENMYPAMEVEEQEYFVKPMNCPFHIEVYRTTKRSYRELPLRLAEFGSVYRYERSGVLHGLLRVRGFTQDDAHIFCTPDQVDGEIRTLVDLAIRVLNDFGFEQVDFFVSTKPEKAVGRPEQWHLAETALKAALESRGLPYRVDEGGGAFYGPKIDFIVKDAIGRAWQLSTIQFDFNLPERFGLTYVGPDGQEHQPFMVHRALYGSFERFFAVLVEHYAGAFPAWLAPTQVAVIPIADRHHPYADEVVRQLRAAGLRVAVDASAERMQHKIREAQLQKIPFMLVIGDREVAEGTVAVRLRSGENLGAMPLAQFIAHAQETIAARR; this is translated from the coding sequence ATGAGTGTCGTAGGTGATGTCGCCGAGCAGCGTGATGAGGTTGCGGATCGCCTCTATCGGATTCGCCATTCGGCAGCGCATGTCATGGCGCAGGCAGTGCTCGAGCTCTTCCCCGAGGCCCAACTGGCAATCGGGCCGCCGATCGAGGACGGCTTCTACTACGACTTCCTGCTTCCTCGCCCCTTGACCCCCGATGATCTCAGCGAGATCGAATCGCGGATGCGCCGCATCATCGCCGAGCGTCACCCGTTCATCCGAACGTGGATGGACCGCGACGAGGCGGTAGCGTACTACCGGGCGCGCAATCAGCCGTTCAAGGTCGAGATCCTCACCGACCTGCCGGAAGAAGGGCTCCAAGACGGCCGGGTCTCGTTCTACACCCAAGATACGTTCACTGACCTGTGCAAGGGGCCTCACGTCGAGCATACCGGACAGATCGGCGCCTTCAAGCTGATGTCGGTTGCAGGGGCGTATTGGCGCGGCGACGAAAAGCGGCCGATGCTCCAGCGGATCTACGGCACAGCGTGGGAGACCGAAGAGCAGCTGGCCGCCTATCTCCACCGGCTGGAAGAGGCGGCGCGGCGCGACCACCGCAAGCTCGGGCGGGAGCTTGAACTGTTCACCGTCAGCGAAACAGTCGGGCCGGGACTGATCCTCTGGCTGCCCAAGGGAGCGCGGGTCCGGTCGGTCATGGAGACGTATTTGCGCAGTCTGCTCGACGACTACGGCTATCTCCCGGTGTATACGCCGCATCTCGGCCGGTCGACGCTCTGGCAGACAAGCGGCCACCTCAGTTTCTACCGCGAGAACATGTATCCGGCGATGGAAGTGGAGGAGCAGGAGTACTTTGTCAAACCGATGAACTGCCCCTTCCACATCGAGGTGTATCGGACGACGAAGCGGAGCTACCGGGAGCTGCCGCTGCGGCTGGCGGAGTTCGGCTCGGTCTATCGCTACGAGCGGAGCGGCGTTCTCCACGGCTTGCTCCGCGTCCGCGGCTTTACTCAAGACGACGCGCATATCTTCTGCACGCCGGATCAAGTCGACGGCGAGATCCGAACGCTGGTCGACCTCGCGATTCGGGTCTTGAACGATTTCGGGTTCGAGCAGGTCGACTTCTTTGTCTCCACCAAGCCTGAGAAGGCCGTGGGGCGTCCGGAGCAGTGGCACCTCGCGGAGACGGCGCTCAAAGCGGCGCTCGAGTCGCGGGGGCTCCCGTACCGCGTTGATGAGGGCGGCGGCGCGTTTTACGGCCCCAAGATCGACTTCATCGTCAAAGACGCGATCGGGCGCGCTTGGCAGCTGTCGACGATCCAATTCGACTTCAATCTGCCGGAGCGGTTCGGGCTCACGTACGTCGGCCCCGATGGCCAAGAGCATCAGCCCTTCATGGTTCATCGCGCGCTCTACGGGTCGTTCGAGCGCTTCTTCGCGGTGCTTGTCGAGCATTATGCTGGCGCCTTTCCTGCCTGGCTTGCGCCGACCCAAGTCGCGGTTATTCCGATCGCCGACCGGCATCATCCCTATGCCGACGAAGTGGTGCGGCAGTTGCGGGCTGCCGGCTTGCGCGTCGCCGTCGATGCCTCGGCGGAGCGGATGCAGCATAAAATTCGCGAAGCGCAGCTCCAGAAGATCCCCTTTATGCTTGTCATCGGCGACCGCGAAGTCGCCGAAGGCACCGTCGCTGTCCGCCTCCGCAGCGGGGAGAACCTCGGCGCGATGCCGCTTGCCCAGTTCATCGCCCACGCTCAAGAAACAATCGCGGCGAGGCGGTAA
- a CDS encoding redoxin domain-containing protein: MTNPAAEQTEVQEGQVAPDFTLRDHLGNEFTLSAYRGKNPVVLATFALAFTSG, encoded by the coding sequence ATGACGAACCCAGCGGCGGAGCAGACCGAAGTCCAAGAAGGGCAGGTCGCTCCCGATTTCACCCTGCGCGATCACCTCGGCAACGAGTTCACCCTTAGCGCCTATCGCGGGAAGAACCCCGTCGTTCTGGCGACCTTCGCGCTCGCGTTCACCAGCGGCTGA
- a CDS encoding redoxin domain-containing protein gives MAGFRDRYPEFQAAGAVVAALSADAAPSLKKFAEELDLPFPLLSDFKDRSVTFAYGIYNERFGVPKRRTYVIDKAGVIYRLIIDDKDMQAHSIRALEAVKELQARS, from the coding sequence CTGGCTGGATTCCGGGACCGCTATCCGGAGTTCCAGGCAGCGGGAGCCGTGGTTGCGGCTCTGAGCGCAGACGCAGCGCCTTCCCTGAAGAAGTTCGCCGAAGAGCTTGACCTTCCCTTCCCGCTTCTGTCCGATTTCAAGGACCGGTCCGTCACCTTTGCATATGGGATCTACAACGAGCGCTTTGGCGTGCCGAAGCGGCGAACCTATGTCATCGACAAGGCAGGGGTTATCTACCGGCTGATCATCGATGACAAAGATATGCAAGCCCATTCGATCCGGGCGCTCGAAGCAGTCAAGGAGCTGCAAGCCCGGTCCTAG
- a CDS encoding PPOX class F420-dependent oxidoreductase has translation MTEQQPVFPNLGASPYLSLTTFRRSGEPVATPVWFAREGDRLVLLTRAGAGKLKRIAHTPRVLVAPCDVRGRVTGETAEGRARLLPPEQAEAARKAILKKYGLLGWLFVTLERMRRSSQTVYFEIRPLKDE, from the coding sequence ATGACTGAGCAGCAACCGGTGTTCCCGAATCTGGGAGCAAGCCCGTATCTCTCGCTGACGACCTTCCGCCGGTCGGGGGAACCGGTCGCGACCCCCGTCTGGTTCGCGCGCGAGGGCGACCGGCTTGTGCTGCTGACCCGCGCTGGCGCCGGCAAGCTGAAGCGGATTGCCCATACTCCGCGCGTTCTTGTCGCCCCCTGCGATGTCCGAGGGCGGGTCACCGGGGAGACGGCGGAGGGCAGAGCGCGTCTGCTCCCTCCGGAACAGGCTGAGGCTGCCCGCAAGGCGATCCTGAAGAAATACGGGCTGCTGGGATGGCTGTTTGTCACGCTTGAGCGGATGCGCCGTTCGAGCCAAACTGTCTACTTTGAGATCCGTCCCCTGAAGGACGAGTGA
- a CDS encoding cytochrome c maturation protein CcmE: MLGEQSISLPAARVSPLTRYQKPVIAAVLVALAIGYLITTSLQTTAVYYHTIPEIRARQLAPNEIVRVNGWVREGTIEKFPDGSGARFLMYDSKDPSQTMVVTYRGLLPDTFVDGAEVVVQGKLIRSGTDGRPPLILASGATSDLEFEATTLLAKCPSKFEAA; this comes from the coding sequence ATGCTCGGCGAACAATCGATCTCCCTTCCCGCCGCTCGTGTCTCTCCCCTCACCCGCTACCAAAAGCCTGTCATCGCCGCTGTCCTCGTCGCTCTCGCCATCGGTTATCTGATCACCACAAGCTTGCAAACCACCGCCGTCTACTACCACACGATCCCCGAAATTCGCGCGCGCCAGCTTGCGCCTAACGAGATCGTGCGGGTGAACGGGTGGGTGCGCGAAGGCACCATCGAAAAGTTCCCCGACGGGTCGGGCGCCCGCTTCCTCATGTACGACTCGAAGGACCCCTCCCAGACGATGGTCGTGACATACCGGGGCCTGCTTCCGGACACGTTCGTTGACGGGGCAGAGGTGGTCGTTCAAGGGAAGCTCATCCGCAGCGGCACAGACGGCCGCCCGCCGCTGATCCTGGCGAGCGGCGCGACCTCTGACCTCGAGTTCGAGGCGACCACCCTTTTGGCTAAATGCCCTTCAAAATTCGAAGCGGCGTAG
- a CDS encoding heme lyase CcmF/NrfE family subunit: MIADAGRAALLVAFLLAVYGVIGGIVAGRWQREDVLLSVRRAVWACFALVLVAAAALIVSLVTKDYSLRFVALYTSNDAPLNYAVTSMWAGNAGSLVLWVVVLMLFTSIVALTTRRQYRELAPYALAVLMGIAVFFLTMINFLDSPFQRLPVPPSDGRGLNPLLENFWMQLHPPALYLGYVAASVPFAFAIAALITRRLDDEWIKGTHRWTLLTWGFLSLGNLLGAKWAYETLGWGGYWGWDPVENAAILPWLTATAFLHSVMIQERRGMLKVWNVSLIVATFCLTIFGTFLVRSGVLTSVHSFGLSSLGPFFFAFLALVTLGSIALILSRLKDLQSDATLDSVLSRESSFLLNNLLLIGAAFAIFWGTVYPLVSEATRGLKVTVGAPYYDEVVGPILLAVFLLMGIGPLIAWRRATVANLIRNFRWPVLGGLLTFGLCLALGFHQRSTLLAAPVLGFVAGSVIVEFYRGTRARMRGFGEPLALAFGRLFVRHPSRYGGYLVHVGMVVIAVGVIGSRVYQDAVETTLQPGSTMQIGAYTLRYDGLQQTATPTREVNRATVAVLVNDRQVGTLFPEKNFFPVQQQPQSIIGLRSTLVDDLYVVLAAWQPTGEITVKAYLNPLVAWIWIGGAVALLGCLICFLPGPKPTRSRRANQEPSPALAATGERR, from the coding sequence ATGATCGCTGATGCCGGGCGTGCCGCGCTACTTGTCGCCTTTCTCCTCGCCGTTTACGGCGTCATCGGCGGCATCGTCGCTGGGCGATGGCAGCGGGAGGATGTGCTCCTCAGCGTCCGCCGAGCGGTGTGGGCCTGTTTCGCGCTCGTCCTAGTGGCGGCGGCTGCCCTGATCGTCTCTCTCGTGACGAAGGATTATTCCCTCCGCTTTGTCGCCCTCTACACCAGCAACGACGCGCCGCTCAACTACGCCGTCACCTCGATGTGGGCAGGCAACGCCGGGTCGCTCGTGCTCTGGGTGGTCGTGCTGATGCTCTTCACGAGCATCGTCGCGCTGACAACCCGCCGTCAGTATCGCGAGCTGGCACCCTATGCTCTCGCGGTGCTGATGGGGATCGCCGTCTTCTTCCTAACGATGATCAACTTCCTTGACAGCCCTTTCCAGCGACTGCCCGTGCCGCCGAGCGACGGGCGGGGGTTGAACCCGCTGCTGGAAAACTTCTGGATGCAGCTCCATCCTCCGGCGCTCTATCTCGGCTATGTCGCCGCCTCGGTGCCGTTTGCCTTCGCGATCGCTGCCCTCATCACGCGGCGCCTCGACGACGAATGGATCAAGGGTACCCATCGCTGGACTCTGCTGACGTGGGGGTTCCTCTCTCTCGGCAATCTGCTCGGCGCAAAGTGGGCCTACGAAACCCTCGGCTGGGGGGGATATTGGGGATGGGACCCGGTCGAGAACGCCGCGATCCTGCCTTGGCTGACCGCGACCGCCTTTCTCCACTCGGTCATGATCCAAGAGCGCCGCGGCATGTTGAAGGTCTGGAACGTCTCCCTGATTGTCGCGACCTTCTGCCTGACGATCTTCGGCACCTTTCTCGTCCGGAGCGGCGTCCTTACCTCCGTTCACTCGTTCGGCCTCTCCTCGCTCGGGCCGTTTTTCTTCGCGTTTCTCGCGTTGGTCACCCTCGGCTCGATCGCGCTGATCCTCAGCCGGTTGAAAGACCTGCAGTCTGACGCCACGCTCGACTCGGTGCTGTCACGAGAGAGCAGCTTCCTGCTCAATAACCTTCTTCTGATTGGCGCCGCCTTTGCCATCTTTTGGGGCACTGTCTATCCGCTGGTCTCGGAGGCGACGCGCGGCCTGAAAGTCACCGTTGGCGCCCCCTACTACGACGAAGTGGTCGGCCCCATCCTGCTTGCGGTCTTTCTCCTTATGGGCATCGGCCCCCTGATCGCCTGGCGGCGAGCGACGGTGGCCAATCTGATCCGCAACTTCCGCTGGCCGGTTCTCGGCGGGCTGCTCACTTTTGGCCTCTGCCTCGCCCTCGGCTTCCACCAGCGGTCGACGCTGCTTGCGGCGCCCGTTTTGGGGTTTGTCGCCGGCAGCGTGATCGTCGAGTTCTACCGCGGCACGCGCGCGCGGATGCGCGGCTTCGGCGAGCCGCTCGCTCTCGCCTTCGGCCGGCTGTTTGTTCGCCATCCCAGCCGCTACGGCGGATATCTTGTCCATGTCGGCATGGTTGTGATTGCCGTTGGGGTGATCGGCTCGAGGGTGTATCAAGATGCCGTCGAGACGACGCTCCAGCCCGGCAGCACGATGCAGATCGGCGCCTATACCCTCCGCTATGACGGCCTTCAGCAGACCGCCACGCCGACCCGCGAAGTGAACCGCGCGACCGTCGCCGTCCTCGTCAACGACCGGCAGGTGGGAACGCTCTTTCCTGAAAAGAACTTCTTCCCGGTTCAGCAGCAGCCCCAAAGCATTATCGGGCTGCGCTCAACCCTCGTCGACGACCTCTATGTCGTCCTCGCGGCATGGCAGCCGACGGGTGAGATCACGGTGAAGGCGTATCTCAATCCGCTCGTCGCTTGGATCTGGATCGGCGGCGCAGTTGCCCTGCTTGGCTGCCTTATCTGCTTCCTCCCCGGCCCGAAACCGACGCGATCGCGGCGCGCCAACCAGGAGCCGAGCCCGGCGCTCGCGGCAACGGGAGAGCGTCGGTGA
- a CDS encoding zinc ribbon domain-containing protein — MTSTLLIALAFAAVAFFYVSWPFLRAQPRPATRRDETLAELRRKRDSIYEALRELDFDARTGKLSPADHAELSDRYKRQAIALLKQLDDQTRAALLAIDAEIEREVAARRRTARPQPSTRCVACGAALTANDRFCRQCGVPQGRACPRCGAASEPLDRFCPQCGTRL; from the coding sequence GTGACGTCCACGCTGCTGATCGCGCTCGCCTTCGCCGCTGTCGCCTTCTTCTACGTCAGCTGGCCGTTTCTGCGCGCTCAGCCCCGCCCTGCCACCCGCCGCGATGAGACGCTCGCCGAACTGCGGAGAAAGCGTGACAGCATCTACGAAGCCCTTCGCGAACTTGACTTCGATGCGCGGACCGGCAAACTTTCCCCCGCCGACCATGCCGAACTGTCGGACCGCTACAAGCGCCAAGCGATCGCCCTGCTGAAGCAGCTGGACGACCAGACCCGAGCGGCCCTGCTCGCCATCGACGCCGAGATCGAGCGCGAGGTTGCCGCGCGCCGACGGACCGCTCGTCCTCAGCCCAGCACGCGCTGCGTTGCCTGCGGCGCCGCCCTCACCGCGAACGACCGCTTCTGCCGCCAGTGCGGTGTTCCCCAGGGCCGTGCCTGTCCGCGGTGCGGCGCAGCCAGTGAGCCGCTCGATCGTTTCTGCCCCCAGTGCGGCACTCGTCTCTGA
- a CDS encoding carboxypeptidase-like regulatory domain-containing protein → MLTRRLALSLATLVAVLAAASPARAQGPGAVVGRVVNGSAGGAPVAGVAVTLLPVTTTGPGQRVSATSGPDGTFRFDGLPTEAGRFYVVWAEFEGARYQVGPLQFAPGTAELPVELAVYAPTESDPGIRLTRYVVLIVPSPPQRFLSVLSFVDVENPSSQAYIGQLVGQQRQTLRFGLPAGSRSLQVLEGIQVNAVARTMNGFADTLPVKPGQTTVVFQYLVDYVDNGILFTLPVYHPTQELSLLLAEGDWTLIADGARPSGTVEQGGQRFRSYTATNLVPGQELRAVIQGQGLTSQALGNQPLFTMAVGSAILLVTIAAVAVPLLRRRSRRGLSSPSPRKPPPQASVSPQPALPTAAEPRAEEREALLAALADLDDRHAAGEISDEEWARLRSAKKEALVALIREIRGI, encoded by the coding sequence ATGCTGACCCGACGCTTGGCGCTCTCGCTCGCGACTCTGGTGGCGGTGCTCGCCGCCGCCTCGCCAGCACGCGCCCAAGGCCCTGGCGCTGTGGTCGGGCGGGTGGTGAACGGATCAGCCGGGGGAGCGCCGGTTGCCGGAGTTGCTGTCACGCTGCTCCCCGTCACCACCACGGGCCCGGGCCAGCGCGTGAGCGCGACGAGCGGACCCGACGGCACCTTCCGCTTCGACGGGCTGCCGACAGAGGCCGGGCGCTTTTATGTCGTGTGGGCCGAGTTCGAGGGCGCGCGCTATCAAGTCGGACCGCTTCAGTTCGCGCCCGGCACCGCAGAGCTTCCCGTGGAGCTGGCCGTCTACGCCCCGACCGAGAGCGACCCCGGCATCCGGCTGACACGCTACGTCGTACTCATTGTCCCCTCGCCGCCCCAGCGCTTCCTGAGCGTTCTCTCGTTTGTCGACGTCGAGAACCCTTCATCCCAAGCCTACATCGGCCAACTTGTCGGCCAGCAGCGGCAAACCCTCCGCTTCGGTCTGCCGGCAGGGTCGCGCAGCCTGCAGGTGCTTGAGGGGATCCAAGTCAATGCTGTCGCGCGGACAATGAACGGCTTCGCCGACACTCTCCCCGTTAAGCCCGGCCAAACCACCGTTGTCTTCCAATACCTCGTTGACTATGTTGACAACGGCATTCTCTTCACTCTGCCGGTGTACCATCCCACCCAGGAGTTGAGCCTGCTGCTCGCCGAGGGAGATTGGACCCTCATTGCAGACGGCGCGCGGCCGAGCGGTACGGTCGAACAGGGCGGGCAGCGTTTTCGCAGCTACACCGCAACCAACCTCGTCCCCGGTCAGGAACTTCGCGCCGTCATTCAAGGCCAAGGGCTGACCAGTCAGGCTCTTGGCAACCAGCCGCTCTTCACGATGGCCGTCGGCAGCGCCATTCTATTGGTGACAATCGCCGCGGTGGCAGTGCCGCTCCTGCGGCGCCGCAGCAGGCGCGGCCTCTCCTCGCCCTCGCCCCGAAAGCCGCCTCCGCAAGCGAGCGTCTCTCCCCAGCCCGCTCTCCCGACCGCGGCCGAACCGCGCGCTGAGGAGCGGGAGGCGCTCCTCGCCGCTCTCGCCGACCTCGATGATCGGCATGCGGCCGGTGAGATCAGCGATGAAGAGTGGGCTCGCCTGCGCTCGGCGAAAAAAGAGGCGCTTGTGGCGCTCATCCGCGAGATCCGAGGGATCTAG